A single genomic interval of uncultured Desulfobacter sp. harbors:
- a CDS encoding MarR family transcriptional regulator — protein MKRELIYEAVKKFNSLGHECNLEISDKLGMSELQLNQLHYLKIIDRTNDITFGKFAEILKVTKPSVTEIVNKLIKLNVVEKKQCAWDKRIFYIKLTEKGRNIARLPFLAEQRVVDIIASVLDDKEIDTFINIMKKL, from the coding sequence GTGAAAAGAGAACTTATCTATGAGGCTGTAAAAAAGTTCAACAGCCTGGGACATGAGTGTAATCTTGAAATCTCAGACAAATTAGGCATGTCTGAACTTCAGTTAAATCAACTTCACTATCTGAAAATAATTGACAGAACCAATGATATAACCTTTGGAAAATTTGCTGAAATTTTAAAGGTTACCAAACCGTCAGTTACTGAAATCGTAAATAAATTGATTAAGCTGAATGTTGTTGAAAAAAAACAATGCGCCTGGGACAAACGTATATTTTATATCAAACTTACCGAAAAAGGCCGCAACATTGCCCGGCTGCCCTTTCTTGCGGAACAAAGGGTGGTCGATATTATTGCCAGTGTTTTGGATGATAAAGAAATTGATACCTTCATTAACATAATGAAAAAATTATAA
- the lon gene encoding endopeptidase La codes for MDSNSLNKEMIVIPITQTVLFPESNAQIRVSPDLGRQLKQRIERGETMAVALSAKEGFDANHVDTDRLFSMGTLIFFDSLTSRRGHDILYAKVHSRVAVESVRTDRQTTEDSIIARVVPAKDNIDIDPGDQDRMLQYIKEIAYEISAHFKGSELYIKDIEKIDSIQGILGYLMPNIPVSVKEKQHLLEMDSLKQKGIAFMDMLLQHKESITLQIEMAQKFSDQANKNYRKAFLKEQLKNIQEELNEDSPDQKPKGKAKKDYAHLIKAANMPEDVEQAALDELEKLNEQGQGSHEINIIKNYLDLLVALPWAATEEKDIDIKEASRLLDAHHYGQEKIKERIIQHLSVMKLKKEKQGSILLLVGPPGTGKTSLGKGIAEALQREYVRISLGGVRDEAEIRGHRRTYIGALPGRIIQGMKKAGKKNPVFVLDEVDKLVSAFHGDPSSALLEVLDPEQNNTFSDHYLEVPFDLSDVFFVATANDKSSIPAPLLDRMEVIELSGYTADEKFHIGKDFLMKLVLEEHGIEKHQLEIDDNAFKAIIDKYTLEAGVRALRGQLAKVARVASQKIVSGDTELPFQLTCDMLEDILGHPIIRHDMAQEKTQPGIVTGLAWTPMGGEILFIEATHMPGTGKLTLTGRLGDVMKESASISLSLFRSRLAFTLPEFEFAKKDLHIHVPAGSLPKDGPSAGVAMFAAITSLIMGRKIDPKLAMTGEITLRGRILPVGGIKEKVLAARRAGITKILLPQENEKDLKDIPDNVKEELEFKTIDTVEDLIKETLGLELPKPEALMLGTLPEDMAFSTESML; via the coding sequence ATGGATTCTAATAGTTTAAATAAAGAAATGATAGTCATCCCCATAACGCAAACCGTATTATTCCCTGAATCAAATGCCCAAATTCGGGTCAGCCCTGATCTGGGCAGACAATTAAAACAGCGGATTGAAAGAGGGGAGACCATGGCTGTGGCCCTTTCTGCTAAAGAAGGGTTTGATGCAAATCATGTTGATACGGATAGATTGTTTTCCATGGGAACCTTGATTTTTTTTGATTCCCTTACCTCCCGGCGGGGACATGATATCCTGTATGCAAAAGTCCATTCAAGAGTCGCCGTTGAATCCGTCCGGACCGACCGTCAAACAACCGAAGACTCAATTATTGCAAGGGTGGTTCCGGCAAAAGACAATATTGATATAGACCCCGGTGACCAGGATCGCATGCTCCAGTATATCAAGGAAATCGCCTATGAAATAAGCGCTCACTTCAAAGGTTCTGAACTTTATATAAAAGACATTGAAAAAATTGATTCCATCCAGGGAATATTAGGCTATCTGATGCCCAATATTCCTGTTTCCGTAAAGGAAAAACAGCATCTTCTTGAAATGGATTCATTAAAGCAGAAAGGAATTGCCTTTATGGATATGCTTCTGCAGCATAAAGAATCCATAACCCTGCAAATTGAGATGGCGCAGAAATTTTCTGATCAGGCCAATAAAAATTACAGGAAAGCTTTTTTAAAGGAACAGCTTAAAAATATCCAGGAAGAACTCAATGAAGACTCTCCCGATCAAAAACCTAAAGGCAAAGCCAAAAAGGATTATGCTCATTTGATTAAAGCTGCCAATATGCCCGAAGATGTTGAACAGGCCGCACTTGACGAACTTGAAAAACTCAATGAACAAGGGCAGGGCAGTCATGAAATAAATATCATTAAAAATTATCTGGACCTTCTCGTGGCATTGCCATGGGCCGCTACTGAAGAGAAGGATATCGATATCAAGGAGGCATCCAGACTGCTTGATGCCCATCATTATGGGCAGGAAAAAATTAAAGAGCGCATTATTCAGCACTTGTCTGTGATGAAATTGAAAAAAGAAAAGCAGGGTTCAATTCTGCTGCTTGTCGGCCCTCCAGGTACGGGTAAAACAAGTCTTGGTAAAGGGATTGCAGAGGCCCTGCAAAGAGAATATGTCCGGATCAGCCTTGGCGGCGTAAGGGATGAAGCTGAAATCAGAGGCCATCGAAGGACCTATATCGGTGCCCTTCCGGGACGAATCATCCAGGGAATGAAAAAGGCCGGCAAAAAGAATCCCGTATTTGTCCTGGATGAAGTGGACAAACTGGTTTCAGCCTTTCATGGTGATCCTTCAAGTGCATTGCTTGAGGTTCTTGATCCGGAACAGAACAATACATTTTCCGACCATTATCTTGAGGTGCCCTTTGATTTGTCGGATGTATTTTTTGTGGCAACGGCCAATGATAAAAGCAGCATTCCGGCACCGCTTTTAGACCGTATGGAAGTGATTGAACTTTCAGGGTATACGGCAGATGAAAAATTCCATATCGGGAAAGACTTTCTGATGAAACTTGTTCTTGAAGAGCATGGGATTGAAAAGCACCAGCTTGAAATCGATGATAATGCATTTAAAGCCATCATTGATAAATATACATTGGAAGCCGGTGTCAGGGCCCTTCGGGGACAGCTTGCCAAGGTCGCCAGGGTTGCATCACAGAAGATTGTTTCAGGTGATACGGAACTGCCGTTTCAGCTCACTTGCGACATGCTTGAAGATATTCTGGGCCATCCAATCATCCGGCATGATATGGCGCAGGAAAAAACCCAGCCTGGTATTGTAACCGGGCTTGCATGGACGCCCATGGGCGGAGAAATCCTTTTTATCGAAGCAACCCATATGCCCGGAACAGGCAAGCTGACGTTAACCGGCCGGCTCGGGGATGTGATGAAAGAATCTGCTTCCATATCCTTAAGTCTATTCAGATCCAGGTTGGCATTTACATTGCCTGAGTTTGAATTTGCTAAGAAAGATCTGCATATACATGTTCCGGCAGGGTCCCTGCCCAAGGACGGGCCTTCGGCAGGGGTGGCCATGTTTGCAGCCATCACATCCCTGATCATGGGACGTAAAATTGATCCAAAGCTTGCCATGACCGGTGAAATTACTTTGCGGGGACGCATTCTGCCTGTTGGCGGAATCAAAGAAAAAGTGCTGGCAGCCCGCCGGGCCGGTATTACAAAAATACTGTTACCCCAGGAAAATGAAAAAGACCTAAAAGATATACCTGACAATGTGAAAGAGGAACTCGAATTTAAAACCATAGATACGGTTGAAGACCTGATTAAAGAAACTTTGGGACTTGAGTTGCCAAAACCTGAAGCCCTAATGCTTGGCACACTGCCGGAAGATATGGCTTTTAGCACTGAATCAATGTTGTAA